A single region of the Lotus japonicus ecotype B-129 chromosome 4, LjGifu_v1.2 genome encodes:
- the LOC130714354 gene encoding uncharacterized protein LOC130714354, with protein sequence MGESCNNNNNNNDTRKRVREDNSEADSPESKLPRLSSGPDVNSPESGLARVSSGEFSETERVDSGDAVLDSAGVNEIQDDLLNMLDDADNAAEREPDTTVQGLDSVIRSFEEEILAPDQSHAPESGDFNPNLGYLLEASDDELGLPPTVEPSQEAEKPETEFSGRVGPDGFDWTGFLGFEDDLRGYEAFGMMGYDAAEDNSGGYVTIDGLFDYAEPADILWRSESLQAM encoded by the coding sequence ATGGGTGAATcatgcaacaacaacaacaacaacaatgataCGAGGAAGCGAGTTCGGGAGGACAACTCGGAGGCTGACTCGCCCGAGTCAAAGCTTCCCCGACTCAGCTCCGGTCCTGACGTTAACTCGCCCGAGTCCGGACTCGCACGGGTTAGCTCAGGAGAGTTTTCTGAGACGGAACGAGTTGACTCGGGTGACGCGGTCCTTGACTCGGCCGGGGTGAATGAGATCCAGGATGACCTTTTGAACATGCTTGACGACGCAGATAATGCGGCGGAGCGTGAACCAGACACCACCGTGCAGGGCCTCGATTCCGTCATCAGGAGCTTCGAGGAGGAGATACTTGCTCCGGATCAGAGCCACGCGCCGGAGTCTGGTGATTTCAACCCGAACCTAGGATACCTCTTGGAGGCTTCAGACGACGAGCTGGGGTTGCCGCCGACGGTGGAGCCGAGCCAGGAGGCGGAGAAACCAGAAACCGAGTTTTCGGGTCGGGTTGGTCCGGATGGGTTTGACTGGACCGGGTTTCTGGGTTTCGAAGACGATTTGCGTGGCTATGAAGCGTTTGGGATGATGGGATACGATGCTGCTGAAGACAATAGTGGCGGTTATGTCACGATTGACGGGTTATTTGATTATGCTGAACCTGCGGATATTTTGTGGCGGTCAGAGTCGCTACAAGCGATGTAG